The sequence TGTCACTTTGAGTGACAGGTCTGAAGTCTGTCTGGGGGCCTTGGCCTGTCTCAGCAGTGCAGAGGCCCAGCCTGTAGCAAGTCCACCCACCCGGCACTGCGCCCTGAGAGCTGGTCTTCAGTGCACTTTAACCCCTGCTTAGTTCTTCCTAACTGGACTCTCTAAGCACTACTCCTTTCTTTGAGGATCTGGCTGGCTCTCAATgcagaaaaacaaacttaaggAGTTTCAGCTAGATCTGCAGCTACGGAAAACTGGGGACAGagatttctgattttcattatgtGAATTCCTCTGACCCACCACGTGGTCTATTCTTCTATTTATCTAAGTCACCTTAAATTTCTCTccataatattttccagttttcctaataCGGTTTTTATATATCACTTGTTGGATTTCTTACAATTTTTGAAGGAATTCTAAATTATATCTCaaactaaattttgttttctctttatctttctcaAATAATAATTCTACATTTCCCATAGTTACATTGAGGATTTCTCAAGTatattttaaactacattttatttcgtttctttttcttatgactATCTTAGTTCCTTCTCATAGTTATCTATAGATTCATTTAGAAGTTCTACATTAAAAGTCATGTTGTCTATGAATAATGatgattttttccttctgttttgcatttttaacgcttttatttcttattcttgctTTACTGAAATTATTTCACCTTACAACAAAATGCTGAATAGAAATAGAGACCAGGggtgtcttcatttatttctcaaactCTGGAGGAAGATGCTGCAATATGTCACCATTGTGTAAActtcaataaagtttttaaagGTATTCCTTATTATGCTCTCAAGATTTCTAAGGGTCTGTGTCATTAATAAGTGCTCGGATTTTGCATTTTGAAGAGATGCTGACATACATGAAATTCCATGCTGAGGTACAGTTTCACTGtcttaaatatctttattaagtTTAGGTAGGGGTTATTTTGGCTTCAGAAGAGAAGTGGaagtgttttctcattttttattccatCTGTGAAAGATTGGAGTAATTTCTTGAACAATTCATTAAGGGTTTACAATTTAATCAATGTGTTCACATTTTACATAGCCATCAGAGGACACAActttgctacattttttttttttgcaattttgatACTTTCTGTTACTTGAAAATTTGATCCACATTGTCTGGGATGTATTGTCAtaggcttttaatttttaatttttttttttagttgtaggtggcacagtacctttatttttgttttatttgtatgtgaatcCAGGGCCctacctgtgctaggcaagtgctctaccactgagcttcgcCCTGCCCTTCACCACAGGTTTTAACACATCTTTTCATCAACTTTTTGATGACtaaagtttccttttcttgttgtgttatttgctatttgttggttttctctgtctttttaatcATCATGAttggttttatcaattttattaatgttcTAAAGGAGCCCAGCTTTTGTTctattgatattatttattgtgattttctgattttacttgttttttttttttctttctcttcgtTTTTGTATTCTTCATGTGTTGATGCTATTTTTTGGTATAATTTCTGCAGCATTTGCCACTTTAGATACCTAACATTCTTATAATTtgagtaaatatatttataatttatgcattttgattcagTGACCATGTAAaagtatattgtttaatttcccaGCAggtgagaattttgtttttaaattactgatttcTGGATGAATTCCATTTGGGTCATTAAAACATGCTCTCCCAATCTCTCACCCTTTGAAAGCGTTGGGGGGTGTTACCATCTGTGGCTCATGTGGAAGGCCCATTCTATGTGTGGATCAACCTACTTTCTGGAGCATGGTGCACATTCTCCTCACCCTTGGGATCTCGACTGGCTCGTTCTCGTCCTTGACCCACCACAGGGCATTCAGGTCCCACCTTAGGTGTGGATTTGCTCGTCcacttctcctctctctgcttgtgGACACAGTTGGGGCTGTGTTGGGCTGTGCTGACCATGTAGGCCCATCTGTTCTTGTCCAGCTCACTCATCTGCCCCTGCGCCTTCTTGGTCACCCAGTAACCAACCCTGTGGGATTTTCCACACGGTGTCTCCATGGCTtgtcttttcccatccttttccaaccaaccCTCTGTGTCTTTATTCTGTGTAATTAAGAAAGGTCTCTTGTGAGAGGAGTGCAGTTGAGATTGACGCTCTCACATGCTCTGGCAACCATGGACGCTTACGTGACAGGGTGGCTATCCCATGGCAtctgtgtgcgtgtgcatgtgtgtgtgtgtgtgtgtgtgtgtgtgtgtgtgtgtactatttCCCTGCCTTATTTTGGGAAGCACACGTTTACACTGTTTGATTGTGATCAATTCATTCCTTGTACATCATCTGACATACTTCTAGAAAGTCTGCCGTTCACATTCCTGGGACAGGAAACATCGTCAGTTCCACTTGTATAAGAATCAAAACTCATCTATTCAGCACTTAAAGACTCAAAATTAGGCTGAAACAAAAGCCCTGTTTGGAAAAAGCTTGAACATAAAATCAGAGTAGAGCCAAAACTTTTCTCTGTGCATTAAAAACGTGTATGAATAAGAGCAAGAAGTCTGACATGTTGAACCCGAAGCTCTGTCCTGAAACGGAGCACCACAGACCTCTGCATGTCAACAGTGCCTGGGATTTGCACCACGTGCTGTGTTGTAGAGCTGACTTCTAATTCACAAGTTTGCACATACGTAAGGACTAGTGTGACACATGGACACTGGGTGAGAGAACCCAGTCAGTCAGATGGACTAGCACATCCATCCCCTCCAGCAGGCATCAGGTCTTTGTGAGGAGGACATTGAATCCTTTCTTCCCACAGTACTGCACCATGGACGGTGCAGTAGAACCCCGGGGCCCATCCCTCCCAACCGCAGCGTTGTTGATTGACCAACCCCACCTTCCCCAGCCTCGGATTCGCCATTCCATTCTGTGAGATGACCTCATATAGAACGAGAGTGTGCGGCGtctgtccctctgtctctgcACAGTGCATTTTGCATACCATCCATAGGCCTATCCATCATCCAATCAACAGGACTTGGCTCCTTTTGGTGGCTGACCAGCATCCCACTGCGTGCACACAGCAGAACTTTAAAAGTCCCACGTCTGTCGGCTTCAGGGTGTGGGCGCAGTAGTTCTGCTCTGGGGTTGCGCAGCTTTCTAGCTCTCAGAACATCTCAGTGCCCTTCTGGTTAGCTGCTTTTTGTTACACCTCTTCTAAAGTAGgttaggaggatcacagtttctgAAAATACATCAGCTCTGTGAGCAGAATGATTAGTCACTCAACACAGTACTCCAGGTTCAAATTCTTATCATCATTCTTCACAACACTTCTCTAATGTTACTGATATGGTTGACCTGGTTTGTTTGAAAGTGTTTGGAAAATTCTCTCAATTTCTGAAAttctgtggttgtgtgtgtgttgcatggTCTACTGATATATTTTGACACTTTAAAGAATCTTTTAAGTCAGTCACATGTCTACTGTTGTTTCTGAGTTAGGCCTGTTTTCAGATCTTTAAATATTTCCAAGTTTGCTTCCATGGGTTCCTGAGGGACGGATGTTACTATTTCCATTTCTGCACCATTGCTTCATATTTTcccctgtggtgctggagatggaactcagggcctcacatatgccaggcaaatgctctgcctcCGAGCCCCATCCAAACCCCCAAAgcttaaacacacaaaaaaaatccttcttgTGCTTGGTGCACCAAGAGCAGCCAGCACAGCATGGTGACAGGTGCCAGTGACAGATGCCAGTCCTTGTGCCTGTCCCTGTGACTCCGTGCCACCGTTCACTCCACAGACCTTCCTGCTCCCTGTGAGCTTGTGCTCCAGGGGCGAGAGCCCTCTCCTCACCTGGAATTCCAGCCCAACACTGGCATGTTTACTTCTGGCCGTTCAGGCTTGATTCTGTTCACTGGTCTTTAAGTATTTCTGTGTTGCTAGTTTGTCCTGGTGCATTGTAATCCTGCACGGCAGGGGACTTCACTGAGACACCTTCACGCATATCACATGATCTGCTCCATTCACTGTGGTGCTTCTGTTTTGATGCTGAAGAAAGTAGAATTCTGAAATGTCCTCCATTAAGTtacaggagggaggaaagagacaaGAGGAGGCCCTTGGGTTAACCACAGCTTCAAACTAaatcgattttttttttaaagagaggaaaaaagaaaaactgctcacattcCTCTTCTGTATGCTGAAGATCACCATCAAGGCCACACTGCATTCTGGTTTTGCAGACAAATCTCCAAGAAGTGGCAGAAATGtctctggggactgaaccctatCCCAGGACATCACCCCTTTGGCTGGAGTGTGTGGGATCACTGAACTTTGGGACTTTCCAGTTCCCTGTAGGTTTTTTGGAATGTTGCAAAGCAGGAACAAGACCTCAAGACATCCTGAGGAAGGAGACTGAGCAGATGACATTAAGTGCATGTAGGAATAAGGCATAGGAACCGTACTATTAGGTCAAATTTTAATACACCAATAAATAGTTATAAAgtgtggaaagaaaaacaaagagaatgagaCCATCAACCTCCTGAGCATAGGGCCTCCCATTTAATTGGTCCATGACCCCCTGGCTCAGTCGCCAGCTGGACCACCCCACCCCTGGACACAGACAGAGCCTACACACCAGACCAGGGTCCTGGGACTGAGAAGGCACGGCCTGGCTCAGAATGCCCAGCCCCTTGGGATCACACATGTCCGACCTCGTGTGCACCCTAAGAAACCCAAGCCCAGCCTTCTTCCTGGCCACTGAGACCTGaatcttccttaaattttttttctgcagtgaGTTAAGGACCCGAAAAGTCCAAGTACAGTCTTCTCTGCCTCTAGAGAGACCTCCTACCCCTGGAGGGTGATAAGAGGAACTAAGTTCTTCCAGCTTTGGACAACTGCTTATAGAAACCAGAGTCACTAGGAAAGAACAGCTGCCCAGCAGCCAGGATTTTAAAGAACTGAGCACAGACGTTACATGGCCAGTGTCTCCACTCTAACCTGCTAGAGCCTCAGCCATCCTGGTTGCCCACCACGCTGGAGGggttgtgtggcagaggggacagcCGTGGAGTCTTGCACCTCTACCACAGTCAAGTTCAGAACTTTGTGTGACTTGCCAGAGAAACTCCACACCCAAGTCACCACCAGCTGGGTCCAGTGCTGATCCCATTAGGAGCAGAAGTTCTCTTGCCTTGCCGGTGAAGGAGGGAGGCCGCAGGCTGATGCTGCCCGAGGCTGCCCCCTAGTGCTGTTTTCCGGGAACTGTCAGAGGATGTACTCAGGGATGGTCCTCATCCACAAGAGAGCAGTTGCCCATTTCCAGGTCTGCAGCTGGGCAGTAGGGTGGGCAGTGAGGGAAAGGACAGGCAGCTTGGCTCAGGACAGACAGAGGCTCACCTGCTCTCCCTGCAGCCATGAAGTGGGaaagagagaacaggaaggggcAATGTCCCCATGGGCAAGCAGCAAGGTTGACACTCAGATACAAAGTGGTTCCTGTTACACCCCTGGGCCAGTACTCCCAAGCCCTGGAGCCCACATTCTCCCAGTCCTAAGGCACACTGGCCACACTGACCCTGAATGATCCCTCATGCCCAGTCGCTGGTgctctttgtttctgtttatttatttatttgtattttggtatcagggattgagtccagggggcactttaccactgagccatatctcagaacttcttattttttttattttgagacagggactcactgaattgtttaggtcCTCAtggaattgctgaggctggccttgagaccctcctgcctcagcctcctgagcctctgtgatGACGAGGGTGCAAAGTCATGCCCAGCGTTTGCTGGGGCTGTCTTGCAGCCACAGCTACTGCTCTCATCAGCTCAGGTCAGCTGACCTTGCCTGGCCCAATGGCCTGGCTTTCATGTTCCCAGTCTGGGTGATGGGCCaggcacagcagcagcagcagtgtctcttgccctgcccagccctctcTGTGCCCATGTTTACTGCTGGGACTTGGGTGACTCCTCAGTCATGCCAAGAGCCAGACTGGCCTCATGGCTCTTTAGTTAGCAGACTAGTGTCCACGGGGGTCTCGAGCATGCAGCAATGCTGGGCACTGCAGGTGTGTCTGGAAGATGGAGACCTCATATTCTAGGGGAAAAGTGGGAAATAAATGCTGGGATCATGGAGTCCATGAGGCAGTGTCAAGGGCCCACAGGAGCGTGGGGGTGAGGCGTTGGTGAGGAAGGCCTTGCTGGCATGAGGAGGGGGTGAGCCACGGAGATGGTGGAGAGGACCTAGGCCACCAGGACCGAGAGCGTGAAGCCTTCCCTAGTGACAAAGAGCGTGAGAACTGAGGCAGTCCAGCCACTCGGGCAAGGTGGGGGCAAGTCCAGGACAATGAATTCAGGCCTGGGAGTTGGTCGCCCATGAAGTACCTGGGCTTGGTACAGGATGACACTGGAAGTCCTGTCCTGAATATGGGGACGCTTGCCAGGACGTGCACGGCTGCATTGCGGAGAAGCGCACTGAGGAGAAGGGTGAAGTTGGAGGGCGGCCACAGTGATGCACCCAGAAGCCGCAGCCGTGGGTGGGAGCACTGAGTTTCTGGCTGGGTCTGCAGAAGAGGGCGCTGAATCTGTGGACAGTGAGGACAGGACCCCATACCTGAGGGGTTACGTGAAAAATCCTTCCAGTCCTAGAGCCTGGTTGTGGGGTCGCATCGGGCTCTTGGTGGGGTCTGCCACCTGGGGTGTAGTGGAACCACCTCATTATAGCCACACATGGCTGGGAGACTGAGGCGGGTCTCCTGTCCCTCATGTGGCCTCTGAGTCCACTTTTGAGGGCTCAACTACGGGTCCTTGCTTTCTCCCAGAGGCCCCCCTCCAGAAGCCATCCCGCTGGGGTCTAGGTGTCGGCACAGGCGCTTTAGGGGACACTCAGGTTCAGATAGTAGCAAGGCGACTCTGTGCTCTGACCTGTACACCCTGAAGCATGAGGTGGTGTAAATTGGGATGGGGAAGATGGTGGGTAGAGAGGTTTTCAGCAGGAGGTGAGGAATCTGCTTACGCAGACTGTTGAGACCCCACAAGGGACAAGCCTTCCTCCTCCTGACAGACGGCAGCACCCTGTGCAGGGGAGACGTGACTTCTGTCACAGTGCCCACCGGCTGGGCGTGAAAAATGCTCCACCTGAGGGTTTTACTAAGGtgtggaactacattcttggaAATATGTGGATTCATGCTAGAAAATAAGATAGGAATTTGAACAAATCAATGCAAACCCAAGCCAAATCCCAGCCACCTGGGAAGGTGGCCTGAGAGCACCACACTGTGCCTGGTGGACCCAGGCTTCAGGGCCAAAGGCTCTTGCCCCCAGCACCCTGATTTAAAATTCCTCACTTGGATGGAAATGAAGACCTTTATGCTAAATGAATAAGCGTATGTTACCACATGAATACCGTATGTTACAATATATATACCATATGTTACCATATGTATACCGTATGTTCTTAACTCACACATGGAACCTGAATAAATTGAActcaaagaaaggagagagaggagggcgggtcaccagggagggagagagtggtAGATGAGTGCTCAGGGCTCGGAGCCTCAACACACAGGCCAGGTATTCGTGTCCCTGAGACCTGCTGCAGCGCATGATGAGCATGGCCAGTAACACAGCGCGTATTTCAAACTCCTCACGCAAGTCCATGTCAAGAGCTCCCACCACAGGACAGCGCAGGGCGACGAGGAGAGGGCTGTGtaaggatgcagctcagttaACACACGTGTGTGCACCTTAACTTCCCTTAGAACCTCCTAGGTGTTCATGGCCACAGCTTGTCCATTTTCagctaaaaatacagaaatgaggAGTTTAAATGGAAGATCTACAGAGAGACGGTTGGATGTtgattagaaaaggaaataagactGATGACATAGTCTAGCTCTGTTAGGGCTCAGACAGGCTGGATATGGGATGGGCATAGGAAAGGTAGCAATGGATACAAGTTAGCAGACAGTCCGTAAGAACgtcaaagaattttaattttggatgACAAATTTTAATTCCTAATAAAGAATGAGATACATAAATACGTACAGCTAAAGGTGCACCTACATGTATGTCTATGAAtttctgtgtgtacatgtgtacagAAATTTACCCCAAATCTCGAGAGAAAACTGTTTTCCCATGACTTCACTCTGGGCAGAGCATGGAGTCACTCTGTTCTAATGCTCTGCTTGCTATGAACGTGCTCCTCCACACAGGACCCTTGTGAGTGCTCCCTTGACCTCCGAGtttctcaggctgtagatgaggggGTTCAGCATCGGGGTGATCACCCCGTAGAGCATAGAGATGAGTCTGTCTCTGGCAGGGGAATGTTGGCTGGAAGAGGGGCGGATGTAGGTGAAGATGGCTGTGCCGTAGAAGAGGCAGACTACCAGGAGGTGGgatgcacaggtggagaaggctctgCGCTTGCCTTCTGCTGACCGGATCCTGAGGATGGTGCAGATGATGTACACATAAGAGACCAGGGTGGTCAGGAAGGCACTGATTCCCAGTGTGCCTCCTACCACTAAAACAAGCATCTCTGCCATGTAtgtggaggagcaggagagggccACAACCTGTGGGATGTCACAATAGTACTGGTTGACCAGGTTGGACTTGCAGAAAGACAGGCAGAAGGTGGACACAGTGTGCAGGAGGGAGTTGAGGAACCCAGCTGCCCAGGTCCCACACACCAGCTGGACACAGCGCACCTTGGTCATGATGAGGGCATAATGCAAAGGAAAGCATATGGCCATGTAGCGGTCATAAGCCATGACGGCCAGCAGGAAGACTTCACTCCCAGCTAGGGCCACCAGGAAATAGAGCTGCACTGCACACCCGAGGAAAGAAATGCTGTTCTCCCCGCTAGAGAGGTTGTGCAGCATCTTGGGGACAGTGGCTAATGGGCAGAAGATGTCCAGGAGGGACAAATTTGCCAGAAAGTAATACATGGGAGTGTGCAGCTTTCTCTCCATGCAAAGGGCCAAGAGAATGGCCCCATTTCCCGCCAAGGTGATCTGGTAGATGACGGCAAAGACCACGAAGAGAGGGTAGCGCACCTCGGGGAGGTCGGAGAGCCCCATGAGCACAAACTGTGTCACTGTGCTGAGGTTGCCCACGTCCATCTGCTCCCTGCACAGGGCCTTCCTGGAGGGAAGGAAGCCAACAAGCTGGGTTATGTCTAGAGagcagggagcccagggctgggaaGCTCTGGGAAGCAGTGGGCATGTGGTGGACATGACCTGTCAGCCCCGCTGACCAGGAGGTGTAGCTATTTGAACCAGGAGGTGCAGCTATTTAAACACCTGTTGGACACAGCTGTACTCTTGCCATTTCTTGAAATAGTCCTGCTAGGTTCCTTTTCCAGAGGACGCTGCCTGAACACCTGGGGACTCTGGTGCCAGCCTTCACCACCCTGAAGTCGCAGTGGAGCGAGCTCTGAGCAGGGCTCTGTCTTCTGCTAGGACACTTGCCTCATGCTGCCCTGGGTGGTACTATCCTTGGTACTAGATTCCTTAGAAGGTCCTGGACATTCATATTACCTGTTATAGGTATCCATGTCTCATATATTATCATTCTGATAAGGGGTGCAATCATTGATACGTGCACTTAAATCAGAATCAGCAGACATATGGAGAAACATGAGCTGAAGGAGTGGGTTGCACTAGAAGTACCCAGACCTGGAAGAAGTCAGCAGGAGCATCCCCACACAACTTCCAGAGAAGCCTCCCAAGTCAGCATGGCCCTGCCTGGCCCACAGAAGCCCAGTGTCACCGCCTTTTTTACAGGAAGCTTCATTCAATGCCACAAGTAAGCCCTGTGGATTTTTTCCCTCTAACACTACATGCATGCAATggaaaattcaaagataaaactggtcagaaaataaaatccaaaagttACTTTCTCTGGTCCTCATATGATCTATTTAGCCGGGTGGCAGCTGGGAATGCTTTCTTTCTCAGAGAACAAGGGTGTTACCACTTAGACACAAGGATAGTTTCCTACCTGGCAAGAAATGCTTTTAAGtctgcttttctatttcctgaaagaCTTGGGTAAGAATTGCAAGAGTTCTATTTTTCCCTCCTCAAGTATCACCAGGTTTGTTAACActgttctttgggggaaaaaaaaaaaaaaaacagtttttagtGATCTCTTCAAATCAAAACCTAGGGAAGAAAATTGTTATAAGTCATGGATTGGCAGTGATTGTTCTTCATCTGAGGAGGGATGTGTAATGAGGGAGAGAATGGTTCAGGGAAAAGCCACCTGTCATCTCAACTCTTAGGTCTGGAATGTTCTCAATTCCACCAGGTTTAAAACTCCTGTTTGCATCTTTATGTatgaatatctttaaaatgtacttgtatgttgagagccatccatgggctgagTGTGGATTGTGTTGCACATCACAGCTAGTGAGGGAATGGGTCTAGCACTGGAATGTCCCGTGGCCCCCCACAGGGATAGAGTGCCTggtgcaggtgaacttccccctcagcTCTGCCAAAGGTCCCACATATCACTGGAGATGAGGTGACCTGCTGTAGCTGcacagcccctctgagatgggtgtgaccggctaagatgccaatcaacctgcggACTGCAAGACAtaaggaagcaagactccaccctgaaaccttatccctgcctttgatgtgccCCATCAGTCAACATGGGAGCCATTCCTAACTGTCTGGCTCCAGCTCCTAtgtggactggacctatcaggGACTCCCCTGGTGAATCTGTCTTTCTGatcttgtcttttgttcttcactaattattctaggCTTTAATTTTTCAGGTGGCTTACAtcctccttggcaggaagaacCCCCAAACGAGATTCTGTTGGCCTGGCCATATTAGTACATTCAAGTGAATAAATAAGGCACTTTTCTAACCTGGGGAGCAGTAACTTGAGAAAGTGAACATTAACTTCCAAGATAgttactaattttctttttacatttgcaaatttgacttttaaaaaaacaacactatGAGGAATGAGTATCATTCAGATTGATAACATGCTCCATTCCTTCCTCAAAGCTACATAATCAACAATTATCCTCCAAAAACTGTtgcattttcattaaattttgcacttgattgtttaaaacaataaaatttcttgATTTGACATGTGGAACGTAGAACTTGCTCATGTGGTGGGGGAACTTGTGTTTGGAGTAGCAATCTCCTTCTACTAAACTTAATTAAATCCTGTTTAATCAGCCatctaattagaaaaataagagtcatatttttttcagtgttttgctGAGGAAGAAGTTCCAGAACCTTCCTTGTCAATGTGAGGAATCAGGAGTTGATGGACTAGAGATTAAGAAGAGTGCTCATGAAATGCAGC comes from Urocitellus parryii isolate mUroPar1 chromosome Y, mUroPar1.hap1, whole genome shotgun sequence and encodes:
- the LOC144251006 gene encoding olfactory receptor 5V1-like is translated as MDVGNLSTVTQFVLMGLSDLPEVRYPLFVVFAVIYQITLAGNGAILLALCMERKLHTPMYYFLANLSLLDIFCPLATVPKMLHNLSSGENSISFLGCAVQLYFLVALAGSEVFLLAVMAYDRYMAICFPLHYALIMTKVRCVQLVCGTWAAGFLNSLLHTVSTFCLSFCKSNLVNQYYCDIPQVVALSCSSTYMAEMLVLVVGGTLGISAFLTTLVSYVYIICTILRIRSAEGKRRAFSTCASHLLVVCLFYGTAIFTYIRPSSSQHSPARDRLISMLYGVITPMLNPLIYSLRNSEVKGALTRVLCGGARS